One region of Lampris incognitus isolate fLamInc1 chromosome 12, fLamInc1.hap2, whole genome shotgun sequence genomic DNA includes:
- the LOC130122042 gene encoding transmembrane protein 250, with amino-acid sequence MPVIPIPRRVRSFHGPNMTCMHSACGPTHTAQMGQTKYSNFDLYLRSRLMYNFLRFLLHFGCSLLTSLLWVALSAFLSLQYVGVKGFLRLQYKLSIVLLLLGQQQLDFRMLNDMFIYSMQVTMFLMGGLGWCFMLFLEM; translated from the coding sequence ATGCCTGTGATACCCATCCCTCGGCGTGTACGCAGCTTCCATGGCCCCAACATGACCTGCATGCATTCAGCATGTGGGCCTACACATACCGCCCAGATGGGGCAGACTAAGTACAGCAACTTTGACTTATACCTGCGCTCCCGCTTAATGTACAACTTCCTCCGCTTCCTTCTCCATTTTGGCTGCAGTCTTCTGACATCCTTGCTGTGGGTGGCGCTCTCTGCTTTCCTCTCCCTTCAGTACGTAGGTGTTAAGGGCTTCCTGCGCCTGCAGTACAAGCTGTCAATTGTCCTGCTGTTGCTAGGACAACAACAACTTGATTTTCGGATGCTTAACGATATGTTCATTTACAGCATGCAGGTAACCATGTTTCTTATGGGGGGACTAGGTTGgtgttttatgttgtttttgGAAATGTAA